The following proteins are encoded in a genomic region of bacterium:
- a CDS encoding SDR family oxidoreductase: MSSNQYRFEGKRALVCGGSRGLGKAAAIELASLGCEVILLARSEETLKQTLRELPGTGHHYITADLTKVEILQTALSANANLFAKPIEILINNAGGPAAGEILNAELDAFKSAFETHLLCSHSLVQRLLPGMRAANYGRIINIISTSVKQPIPGLGVSNTIRGAMASWSKTLSMEVARYGITVNNILPGATTTDRLTALIKNKAEKRSVSEALIESEMQLEIPMGRFGKPEEIAATIAFLASPQASYITGVSIPVDGGRTSAL, encoded by the coding sequence ATGAGCAGTAATCAATATCGGTTTGAGGGAAAGCGAGCACTAGTCTGTGGCGGGTCGCGAGGACTAGGCAAAGCTGCAGCAATTGAACTGGCCAGTCTTGGCTGCGAGGTTATTTTACTTGCACGCAGTGAAGAAACTTTAAAGCAAACGCTGCGCGAACTCCCAGGCACCGGGCATCACTACATCACCGCCGACTTAACTAAAGTAGAAATTCTACAAACGGCACTTAGCGCAAACGCAAATCTCTTTGCCAAGCCGATTGAAATTTTAATTAATAATGCCGGTGGACCCGCAGCTGGTGAAATTCTAAATGCTGAGCTTGATGCTTTTAAAAGCGCCTTTGAAACGCATTTACTTTGTAGCCACAGCTTAGTCCAACGCTTACTCCCCGGAATGCGTGCTGCAAATTACGGAAGAATCATTAATATCATTTCAACTTCAGTCAAGCAGCCAATCCCTGGGCTTGGAGTCTCAAACACAATACGCGGCGCGATGGCAAGTTGGTCAAAGACGCTCTCCATGGAAGTTGCGCGTTATGGTATCACTGTAAATAATATTTTACCTGGAGCAACCACAACTGACCGCTTAACAGCACTGATTAAGAACAAAGCCGAAAAACGATCGGTCAGTGAAGCGCTGATTGAAAGTGAAATGCAGTTAGAAATTCCAATGGGGCGTTTCGGTAAGCCTGAAGAAATTGCCGCGACGATTGCCTTCCTAGCATCTCCTCAAGCAAGTTACATTACAGGTGTTAGTATCCCGGTTGACGGCGGCCGTACTTCTGCACTGTGA
- a CDS encoding class I SAM-dependent methyltransferase — MKRILEPELMEDLAQASAYHYANFSESHGRRVEIFKQCFPGVKLDKKVLDLGSGSGDVLFRFVRAFPEAGFIGVDGSRAMLDIANSEIEKDADLLRRVTMHLATIPSPSIPRFPYQLVMSHSLLHHLHDPQVLWDTVRTFTPSGGAIFIADLQRPASVEAAEKIVEELSANEPEVLKRDFFNSLCAAFEPEEIYEQLCKSGLEHLKIEAVGPIHQVVYGRLG; from the coding sequence ATGAAACGTATTCTCGAACCTGAATTAATGGAAGATTTAGCGCAAGCCTCGGCATATCACTATGCTAATTTCAGTGAATCGCATGGTCGCAGAGTTGAAATCTTTAAGCAGTGTTTCCCAGGGGTAAAATTAGACAAAAAGGTTCTAGATTTAGGTTCTGGCTCAGGCGATGTGTTGTTTCGATTTGTCCGAGCGTTTCCTGAGGCAGGCTTTATTGGCGTTGATGGTTCAAGGGCAATGCTTGATATTGCAAACTCTGAGATTGAGAAGGATGCAGATTTGCTACGCAGAGTTACTATGCATTTAGCGACCATTCCTTCGCCAAGTATCCCTAGATTCCCCTATCAATTAGTGATGAGTCATAGCTTGTTGCATCACTTGCACGACCCACAAGTGCTTTGGGATACCGTCAGAACATTTACACCGAGTGGCGGGGCTATTTTTATTGCTGATTTGCAGCGCCCAGCTTCCGTTGAAGCAGCAGAAAAAATTGTCGAAGAATTATCTGCTAATGAACCTGAGGTGCTTAAACGAGATTTTTTTAATTCGCTTTGTGCTGCTTTTGAGCCAGAGGAAATTTATGAACAACTTTGTAAAAGTGGGCTCGAGCATCTAAAGATTGAAGCAGTTGGGCCAATCCACCAAGTCGTCTATGGCAGGCTCGGATAA
- a CDS encoding FAD-dependent monooxygenase — translation MSKENFQGDVIIIGAGLVGSLLAVFLAKRGYTVDLLERRPDMRKEVIDRGRSINLAVSVRGLHALELAGLKQQALEIAIPMPGRMVHLKDSTTHFYPYGLDSSEAINSISRGELNKMLLSAAENTGKVDFHFNTRVTKYELETSTLECENLQTKTTFQISRAPVFGTDGSASAIRRALANQPGANLSERKIDYGYKELVIPPGTNGNKFLIEKNALHIWPRSQYMLIALPNLDGSFTATLFLPFQGPVSFAQLTTTSAVEDFFQNEFPDAVKLLPGLCEDFFSNPTGEMFTVKCLPWRHTGKCLLLGDAAHAIVPFFGQGMNAGFEDLTVLDSILETVGANWESAFNQLEQRRKINTDAIADLAEENFIEMRDRVADEYFQAERQIEKVIEREFPDLYVSRYRLVSFSQVPYSVALEAGKIENRLLTEFRQKFGKYDQIDIKYARSRIETELSPVLAEYIKKDNRKI, via the coding sequence ATGTCTAAAGAAAATTTTCAAGGTGATGTAATAATTATCGGTGCGGGCTTAGTGGGCTCGCTCTTAGCAGTATTTCTCGCCAAGCGCGGCTACACAGTAGACTTACTTGAACGTCGCCCCGACATGCGTAAAGAAGTAATTGACCGTGGTCGCTCGATTAATCTTGCCGTCTCCGTGCGCGGACTGCATGCCTTGGAACTTGCTGGGCTTAAACAACAAGCTTTAGAAATTGCAATACCGATGCCGGGTCGGATGGTGCATTTAAAAGACTCAACAACTCATTTTTATCCTTACGGGCTAGACTCCAGTGAAGCAATTAATTCGATTTCACGTGGTGAGTTAAATAAAATGCTACTCAGTGCCGCAGAAAATACAGGAAAGGTCGATTTCCATTTTAATACCCGTGTAACGAAATACGAGCTTGAGACTTCAACTCTTGAGTGTGAGAATCTCCAGACAAAAACTACCTTCCAAATTTCCCGTGCTCCAGTTTTTGGGACAGACGGGTCGGCCTCAGCCATACGTCGAGCTTTAGCTAATCAGCCAGGTGCAAATTTAAGTGAACGAAAAATTGACTACGGCTACAAAGAATTAGTCATTCCACCTGGCACAAATGGCAATAAATTCTTGATTGAAAAAAATGCTCTACATATCTGGCCACGTTCCCAATACATGCTGATTGCTCTTCCCAATTTAGATGGCAGTTTCACAGCGACACTGTTTCTTCCCTTTCAAGGACCGGTCAGTTTTGCGCAACTTACAACGACAAGCGCCGTTGAGGATTTTTTCCAAAACGAATTCCCGGACGCGGTAAAATTGCTTCCCGGACTTTGTGAAGATTTCTTCTCTAACCCGACTGGAGAAATGTTTACAGTAAAATGCTTGCCTTGGCGACACACTGGTAAGTGCTTACTACTCGGTGATGCGGCACATGCAATTGTGCCTTTTTTTGGCCAAGGCATGAATGCAGGCTTTGAAGATTTAACGGTGCTCGACTCAATACTTGAGACTGTTGGCGCAAATTGGGAAAGCGCTTTCAACCAGCTTGAACAGCGACGGAAAATCAATACAGATGCAATCGCTGACTTAGCTGAAGAAAATTTCATTGAAATGCGTGACCGTGTTGCCGATGAGTATTTTCAAGCCGAGCGTCAAATTGAGAAAGTAATTGAGCGCGAATTCCCGGATTTATATGTTTCACGCTATCGACTTGTAAGTTTTAGCCAGGTCCCATACAGCGTGGCACTTGAAGCAGGCAAAATCGAAAATCGTTTACTTACCGAATTTCGCCAAAAGTTTGGCAAATACGATCAAATTGATATTAAGTATGCTCGTTCTCGAATTGAAACTGAACTTAGCCCCGTACTTGCTGAGTATATAAAAAAAGATAATAGGAAAATATGA
- a CDS encoding aldehyde dehydrogenase, translating into METIQNFIGGKHQNALSGKTLPNEDPSTGTVYSTVPDSDSEDVALAVEAAELAFPQWSQTPGIERAKIFRRIADILTAKHEELARAESIDNGKPVSLARSVDIPRSIKNFSFFADTISQAASEAYYSDEPRAMHWTTRSPLGVVGTISPWNLPLYVFTWKIAPALITGNTVVAKPSEVTPMTAHLLSFIVKEAGLPPGVLNLVHGTGLSAGAALTAHPKIKAISFTGSTKTGAAIAASTATQFKKLSLEMGGKNPTVVFASVASASATFEKAVTGALRAAFNNQGEICLCGSRIIVEKSIYPKFREALLEKVKALKVGDPLLEDTNQGALVSRAHFEKVSAAIDLARSEGGKILCGGQPATVPGRCAKGYFYQPTLIEGLDPSCRTNQEEIFGPAATLIPFETEEEAIKIANGTAYGLSSSVWTTDISQAHRVATALEAGLVWINCWMVRDLRTPFGGVKQSGVGREGGVEALHFFTEAKSICISY; encoded by the coding sequence ATGGAAACAATACAAAATTTTATTGGCGGAAAACATCAAAACGCTTTGAGCGGAAAAACTCTGCCCAACGAAGACCCTTCCACAGGCACAGTTTATTCTACTGTGCCAGATTCAGATTCAGAAGACGTTGCACTAGCTGTCGAAGCTGCAGAACTTGCTTTTCCCCAATGGTCACAAACTCCAGGTATCGAGCGGGCTAAAATTTTCCGTCGGATTGCAGATATTTTAACTGCAAAACACGAAGAACTTGCTCGTGCCGAATCAATTGATAACGGGAAACCAGTTTCACTAGCTCGCAGCGTTGATATTCCACGAAGTATTAAGAATTTTTCTTTCTTTGCAGATACAATTTCTCAAGCTGCCTCGGAGGCTTATTATTCAGACGAACCTCGAGCGATGCATTGGACCACGCGCAGCCCCTTGGGAGTTGTCGGCACAATTTCTCCTTGGAATTTACCGCTCTATGTTTTCACTTGGAAAATTGCTCCGGCACTAATCACTGGAAATACTGTGGTGGCTAAACCGTCAGAAGTAACTCCAATGACTGCTCATCTTTTGAGTTTTATTGTTAAAGAAGCAGGGCTTCCTCCGGGTGTGCTAAATCTAGTGCACGGCACTGGCCTGAGCGCTGGCGCAGCGCTAACCGCCCACCCGAAGATTAAAGCAATATCTTTTACTGGCAGCACTAAGACTGGAGCAGCAATCGCCGCAAGCACTGCCACTCAATTTAAAAAACTTTCCCTGGAAATGGGTGGTAAAAATCCAACGGTTGTCTTTGCCAGCGTGGCTTCCGCTAGCGCAACTTTCGAAAAAGCCGTGACTGGAGCATTAAGAGCAGCCTTCAATAATCAAGGTGAAATTTGCCTCTGCGGTTCACGAATTATTGTCGAAAAATCAATTTACCCCAAATTTAGAGAAGCGCTCTTAGAAAAAGTTAAAGCCTTAAAAGTTGGTGACCCGCTGTTAGAGGATACTAACCAAGGTGCTTTAGTTTCTCGGGCGCACTTTGAGAAAGTTTCTGCAGCAATTGATCTCGCCCGCAGTGAAGGTGGAAAAATTCTCTGTGGTGGCCAGCCCGCAACAGTTCCAGGCCGTTGTGCTAAAGGTTATTTTTATCAGCCAACTTTAATTGAAGGGCTCGATCCAAGCTGCCGCACTAACCAAGAAGAAATCTTTGGCCCAGCTGCAACCTTAATTCCCTTTGAAACCGAAGAGGAAGCCATTAAAATTGCAAATGGCACAGCCTATGGTTTAAGTTCTTCAGTCTGGACCACGGACATCTCACAAGCCCATCGCGTAGCAACTGCTCTTGAAGCAGGGTTAGTTTGGATTAATTGCTGGATGGTTAGAGATCTAAGGACTCCTTTTGGAGGAGTTAAGCAAAGTGGCGTTGGGCGTGAGGGTGGAGTGGAAGCACTGCACTTCTTTACTGAAGCTAAAAGTATTTGCATTAGTTACTAG
- a CDS encoding tryptophan 2,3-dioxygenase has product MSTERFNYSSYLKIPELLSIQHPVSFKTNQPAHDEMLFVTVHQVFELWMKQIIFEFDSVVSMFQSNFIDERNIGIAYARLNRISEIQKLFIQQIEVLETMTPLDFLDFANLLVGASGFQSFQFRLIEAKLGLKRSERLLYNNRPVDADLVEGERKQIADAESAPTLFTVIETWLERMPFIKSKDYSFVDAFAQATKSLVEQEMCEIQKCAGYEKEIRLKRITEINRQFATVLDENAHNQEVTAGNRKFSYRAMLAALFISLYRDEPIVHLPFKVLEAVSRIDGELAHWRYRHALMVMRMVGSKPGTGGSSGYDYLIKTIEAHRVFKDLMSITTLFIPRSQLPKLPATIERSLGFIYTYEQ; this is encoded by the coding sequence ATGAGCACTGAACGTTTCAATTATTCTTCGTATCTTAAAATCCCTGAATTACTATCAATCCAGCATCCGGTTAGCTTCAAAACCAATCAGCCTGCCCACGATGAAATGTTATTTGTTACCGTGCACCAAGTTTTCGAACTCTGGATGAAGCAAATTATATTTGAGTTTGATTCCGTAGTGTCAATGTTCCAGAGCAACTTTATCGACGAGCGTAATATTGGCATTGCCTATGCTCGCCTTAATCGCATCTCCGAAATTCAAAAGCTTTTTATCCAGCAAATTGAAGTCTTGGAAACAATGACGCCACTTGATTTTTTAGATTTTGCTAATCTACTTGTAGGCGCATCGGGGTTTCAAAGTTTCCAGTTTCGCTTAATCGAGGCCAAGCTTGGCCTAAAGCGCAGTGAACGTTTGCTTTACAACAATCGTCCGGTCGATGCCGACCTAGTTGAGGGCGAGAGAAAGCAAATCGCAGATGCAGAAAGTGCCCCAACACTTTTTACGGTGATTGAAACCTGGCTCGAGCGCATGCCCTTCATTAAATCTAAGGATTATTCTTTTGTTGATGCTTTCGCGCAGGCAACAAAGTCTTTAGTTGAGCAGGAAATGTGTGAAATACAAAAATGTGCTGGATATGAAAAAGAAATCCGCCTTAAGCGGATTACTGAAATCAACCGACAGTTTGCAACCGTACTCGATGAAAATGCTCACAATCAAGAAGTTACAGCTGGAAACCGCAAATTCTCCTACCGTGCGATGCTTGCGGCACTGTTTATTTCTCTCTACCGCGATGAGCCCATCGTGCACTTACCCTTTAAAGTTTTAGAAGCTGTTTCGCGAATTGACGGAGAATTGGCACATTGGCGTTACCGCCACGCGCTAATGGTCATGCGCATGGTCGGATCCAAGCCTGGCACTGGAGGGTCCTCAGGCTATGACTATTTGATAAAAACAATTGAAGCGCATCGTGTGTTCAAAGATTTAATGAGTATCACAACTCTCTTTATTCCGCGCTCGCAACTACCCAAACTACCAGCTACAATAGAGCGCAGCTTAGGATTTATATACACTTATGAGCAGTAA
- a CDS encoding amidohydrolase, giving the protein MSNLNLHKIDVHTHILPREIPKFKSRFGYGGFIELDHCSACTARMIRDDGTHFRDIQSNCWDPIERITDCDKSGIRLQVLSTVPVMFSYWAKPKDALEVSKFLNDQIATTVANYPDRFVGLGTVPLQDAALAIDELKRCIKELKLAGIQIGSHVNGTNLGEEKLFPFFQAAAELNAAIFVHPWDMLAPERMNKFWFPWLIGMPTEIAVAISSLLLSGIYEKLPTLRLAFAHGGGSFAGMLGRIEKGFYCRPDLVATETKISPRQQLHKIYVDSLTHDTQTLLQIVKLFGESNVMLGSDYPFPLGEDQPGQLIEGLTEISAQVKSKLLTDNALIWLYGHQGK; this is encoded by the coding sequence ATGAGTAATTTAAATTTACATAAAATTGACGTGCACACTCACATCCTGCCGCGTGAGATCCCTAAATTTAAATCACGCTTTGGTTACGGCGGGTTTATCGAACTCGATCATTGCTCGGCCTGCACGGCTCGCATGATCCGTGACGACGGTACGCATTTTAGAGATATTCAAAGCAACTGCTGGGACCCAATTGAACGTATTACCGACTGCGACAAATCTGGAATCCGCTTACAGGTGCTTTCAACTGTGCCTGTGATGTTTAGTTACTGGGCCAAACCCAAGGATGCACTTGAAGTCAGTAAATTCTTAAATGATCAAATCGCAACAACTGTAGCCAATTACCCTGACCGGTTTGTAGGGCTAGGCACCGTGCCGCTACAAGACGCTGCACTTGCAATTGATGAGCTGAAGCGCTGCATTAAAGAGCTCAAACTAGCTGGCATTCAAATCGGTTCGCACGTGAATGGAACCAATCTCGGCGAAGAAAAACTATTTCCTTTTTTTCAAGCAGCAGCAGAGCTTAACGCTGCAATTTTTGTTCACCCCTGGGACATGCTGGCTCCGGAGCGCATGAATAAATTTTGGTTCCCCTGGTTAATCGGCATGCCGACTGAAATCGCCGTTGCCATCAGCTCACTGCTTTTATCCGGCATTTACGAGAAACTTCCCACCCTGCGCCTCGCCTTTGCTCACGGCGGAGGATCATTTGCCGGAATGTTAGGGCGTATCGAGAAGGGATTTTACTGTCGCCCTGACCTAGTTGCCACAGAAACTAAAATTTCACCGCGCCAGCAACTGCATAAAATTTACGTTGATTCTTTAACCCACGATACTCAAACATTATTACAGATCGTAAAGCTCTTTGGAGAGAGTAACGTGATGCTTGGCAGTGATTACCCTTTCCCGCTAGGAGAAGATCAACCTGGCCAATTAATCGAGGGTTTAACTGAGATTAGCGCTCAAGTTAAAAGTAAACTACTCACAGATAATGCTTTGATTTGGCTCTATGGCCATCAAGGAAAATAG
- a CDS encoding RidA family protein: MTDAIHSSKAPEPVGHYPHAKRVGNLLFLSGVGPRERGSKKIPGVELGGNGEILSSDIEAQCHAVFKNVRAVLEAAGSRWENLVDVTVYLTNMQEHFPIYNRLWAEYFKVSPPCRTTIEVLSLPTPIAIELKCIATIDQ, from the coding sequence ATGACAGATGCAATTCATTCTTCCAAAGCACCTGAACCCGTGGGTCACTACCCGCATGCAAAACGTGTTGGTAACTTGCTCTTTCTTTCAGGGGTCGGGCCACGCGAACGCGGGAGTAAAAAAATCCCCGGCGTTGAGCTTGGTGGCAATGGCGAGATTTTGTCTTCAGATATAGAAGCTCAATGCCATGCAGTCTTTAAAAATGTGCGCGCAGTTCTTGAAGCTGCCGGTAGTCGCTGGGAGAATTTAGTTGACGTCACAGTCTATCTTACGAATATGCAGGAACATTTTCCGATCTACAATCGTCTTTGGGCAGAATATTTTAAAGTTTCACCACCTTGCCGCACAACCATTGAGGTGCTTTCGCTACCTACCCCAATTGCAATCGAGCTAAAATGCATTGCGACAATTGATCAATAA
- a CDS encoding 3-hydroxyanthranilate 3,4-dioxygenase — translation MLQPFNLTTWIDQNRHLLKPPVGNQTIYKDTDFIVMIVGGPNSRKDYHFNEGEELYYQIEGDIVLKIIEAGKPRDIQIKQGEMFLLPPRIPHSPQRGPNTIGLVIERKRAEDEDDGVQWYCEKCNTKLHDEYFHLTNIVTQLPPVFERFYSDSTKRTCQACNAVMEPPQKAV, via the coding sequence ATGTTGCAGCCATTTAATCTAACCACATGGATTGACCAGAATCGTCATCTCCTCAAACCTCCGGTTGGCAACCAAACAATTTACAAAGACACAGATTTTATTGTCATGATTGTTGGTGGACCAAATTCCCGCAAAGATTATCATTTCAATGAAGGTGAAGAGTTATATTATCAAATTGAGGGCGACATTGTCCTTAAGATTATCGAAGCTGGCAAACCTCGTGATATTCAGATTAAGCAGGGCGAGATGTTTTTATTACCTCCACGCATTCCCCACTCACCACAGCGCGGTCCAAACACAATCGGTCTGGTGATTGAACGCAAGCGTGCGGAGGATGAAGATGATGGCGTGCAGTGGTACTGTGAAAAATGCAATACCAAGTTGCACGATGAATATTTTCATCTGACAAATATCGTTACGCAATTACCTCCAGTGTTCGAGCGCTTTTATAGTGATTCCACAAAACGCACTTGTCAGGCTTGTAACGCAGTAATGGAGCCTCCTCAAAAGGCTGTCTGA
- a CDS encoding RidA family protein: MSRELLKSTKFYAPKFRYTPCVKTGPWYTLSGMVAIDPTTEKLVSGGPYAETKHILSLLQAGSSEWGLTLNHLIQARIYTTKFDQFPEINKAWEEFFTTIDPPARTSIGVAALPLGATVEMEFSFYAA, translated from the coding sequence ATGAGTCGTGAATTACTGAAATCAACTAAGTTTTATGCCCCTAAATTTCGTTATACACCCTGCGTCAAAACTGGCCCCTGGTATACTTTATCAGGGATGGTGGCAATCGACCCAACGACGGAGAAACTTGTCAGTGGGGGACCATACGCAGAGACAAAACACATTTTAAGCTTGCTTCAAGCTGGCAGTAGCGAATGGGGACTGACTTTAAACCATTTGATTCAGGCAAGAATTTATACGACTAAATTCGATCAATTCCCGGAAATCAATAAAGCCTGGGAGGAGTTTTTTACGACAATTGACCCTCCGGCGCGAACCTCAATTGGAGTTGCAGCTCTGCCACTGGGGGCTACGGTTGAAATGGAATTTTCCTTCTACGCAGCTTAG
- a CDS encoding cyclase family protein: MSSPDAKGILSDRQLREGIEISIPLYFNGLQPNAYGAELATARPLQAENFIASVSRGGYLNCEQYSLTTHCNGTHTESIAHLLSDAIPICDVLGLDLTFNAKLISVTPETTTVEHYLPTIEADDRLITRQQLEDALNSEATTSALIIRTQPNDQTKCSRNYSIQAAPFFTNEAMQFIVERKVRHLLVDLPSVDRAADQGLLSNHRIFWNVLPGVRELTSGERRDATITEMVYVPESIKDGNYLVAIQIPHFKTDAAPSRIILYPSLP, translated from the coding sequence GTGAGTAGCCCAGATGCAAAAGGAATTTTAAGCGATCGTCAGTTGCGCGAGGGAATTGAAATTTCAATTCCACTTTATTTCAACGGTCTGCAACCCAATGCTTATGGGGCCGAGCTCGCAACCGCTCGACCACTTCAAGCAGAAAATTTCATCGCTTCAGTTAGTCGTGGTGGCTACCTCAATTGCGAGCAATATAGCTTAACTACGCACTGCAATGGCACCCACACTGAAAGTATTGCGCATCTCCTCTCAGACGCAATTCCCATCTGTGATGTGCTCGGCCTAGACTTAACTTTTAACGCTAAATTAATTTCTGTAACTCCCGAGACAACAACAGTTGAGCATTATTTGCCAACAATTGAAGCTGACGACCGCTTAATCACTCGTCAACAATTGGAGGACGCTTTAAACTCAGAGGCTACTACCTCGGCACTGATCATCCGCACACAGCCTAACGACCAAACGAAATGTTCGCGCAACTACAGCATTCAAGCTGCGCCATTTTTCACAAATGAGGCCATGCAGTTTATCGTTGAGCGTAAAGTAAGACATCTCTTAGTGGATCTCCCCTCAGTCGATCGTGCTGCCGATCAGGGACTACTCAGTAATCATCGAATTTTTTGGAATGTACTTCCAGGGGTAAGAGAGCTTACCTCAGGTGAACGCAGGGATGCCACAATTACAGAAATGGTTTACGTGCCTGAAAGCATTAAAGATGGGAATTACTTGGTTGCAATCCAAATCCCCCACTTCAAGACAGATGCCGCACCTTCGCGAATTATTCTTTATCCGAGCCTGCCATAG
- a CDS encoding DedA family protein, which translates to MDLSFNPVELILHIDKHLQEVVNFCGPWTYVILFLVIFCETGLVVTPFLPGDSLLFAIGALAGISVLDIKIVIPLLFVAAVVGDAVNYSIGRYLGPAAFDHPKLKPFLKPQYLRKTEEFYERYGGKAIVIARFVPIVRTLAPFLAGVGKMNYKKFSFYNISGGAVWVLSLTIAGYLFGELPIVKNNFGLVVIGIIIVSVMPAVFEYIKASREARTA; encoded by the coding sequence ATGGATTTAAGTTTTAACCCAGTTGAGTTGATCTTGCACATCGATAAGCACTTGCAAGAAGTTGTTAATTTTTGTGGTCCCTGGACCTACGTAATTCTTTTCTTGGTGATTTTTTGTGAAACAGGATTGGTGGTCACACCTTTCTTGCCTGGCGATTCATTACTTTTCGCAATTGGAGCGCTTGCGGGGATTTCAGTTTTAGATATTAAAATCGTGATTCCACTTTTGTTTGTTGCTGCAGTTGTTGGTGACGCTGTAAATTATAGCATTGGTCGCTATCTTGGTCCTGCCGCATTTGATCATCCTAAATTAAAACCTTTCTTAAAGCCGCAATACTTACGTAAGACCGAGGAGTTTTATGAACGCTACGGTGGCAAGGCAATTGTGATTGCCCGCTTCGTTCCGATCGTTCGAACACTCGCGCCATTTTTAGCTGGCGTAGGTAAGATGAACTATAAGAAGTTCTCTTTTTACAATATATCTGGTGGGGCTGTTTGGGTACTCTCGCTGACAATCGCAGGCTATTTATTTGGTGAATTGCCGATCGTAAAAAATAATTTTGGTCTTGTCGTGATTGGTATTATTATCGTCTCTGTGATGCCAGCTGTGTTTGAGTATATTAAGGCATCTCGTGAGGCACGAACGGCTTAG
- the kynU gene encoding kynureninase — protein MSEIINFEATESCALELDRQDSLRDFRNQFHFPQTASGQTTLYLTGNSLGLQPKKTKDCVLAELEDWANLAVEGHFRARHPWLPYHEFCTQGLAHVVGAKPIEVVAMNSLTANLHFLLVSFYRPTPERFKILIESNAFPSDQYAVASQARYHGYDPKSAVVELTPRVGEETLRTEDILNFIEKQGDKIAVILLGGVNYLSGQAFDMQAITAAGHKKGCLVGFDLAHAAGNIKLNLHDWNVDFAAWCSYKYLNSGPGGIAGCFVHERHADAQLPRFEGWWGNNKEIRFKMLAEFSPIGGAETWQLSNPPILQLAALRASLEIFQAATIDALREKSIRLTGYLEFLLETILPPGFCTIVTPRDPKSRGCQLSLRLQGRPREIQKRLEASGVICDFREPDIMRAAPTPLYNSYQDVYKFVMLLREYTNA, from the coding sequence ATGTCAGAAATCATTAATTTTGAAGCAACTGAAAGCTGCGCACTAGAACTAGATCGACAGGATTCCTTAAGAGACTTTCGCAACCAATTTCATTTTCCACAAACAGCCTCTGGGCAAACAACACTTTACCTCACAGGAAACTCACTTGGATTACAGCCAAAGAAAACCAAAGACTGTGTCTTAGCAGAGCTTGAAGACTGGGCGAATCTTGCAGTTGAGGGACATTTCCGCGCACGTCACCCCTGGCTACCCTATCATGAATTTTGCACGCAGGGACTCGCTCACGTTGTCGGAGCAAAACCAATTGAAGTTGTCGCCATGAATTCCTTAACTGCGAATTTACATTTTTTACTCGTATCTTTTTATCGACCAACTCCTGAACGTTTTAAGATTTTAATTGAAAGTAACGCTTTTCCCTCCGATCAATATGCAGTTGCTTCGCAAGCACGCTACCATGGCTACGATCCAAAGAGTGCTGTGGTTGAGTTAACACCACGTGTGGGAGAAGAAACTCTTCGCACCGAAGACATTTTAAATTTCATCGAGAAGCAAGGTGACAAAATTGCGGTGATCCTCCTTGGTGGAGTTAACTACCTCAGTGGCCAAGCCTTTGACATGCAAGCAATTACTGCGGCAGGCCATAAAAAAGGTTGCCTGGTTGGTTTCGACCTCGCACATGCTGCAGGAAATATTAAACTTAATTTACATGACTGGAATGTCGATTTTGCGGCCTGGTGCAGTTATAAATATCTAAACTCGGGGCCGGGAGGAATCGCTGGATGCTTTGTGCATGAGCGTCACGCCGATGCACAACTCCCTCGCTTTGAAGGTTGGTGGGGAAATAACAAAGAAATTCGCTTTAAAATGTTAGCTGAGTTTTCTCCCATTGGCGGCGCTGAGACTTGGCAGTTGAGTAACCCGCCGATTTTACAGCTTGCAGCATTACGTGCCTCTTTAGAAATTTTTCAAGCTGCGACAATCGATGCACTCCGCGAAAAAAGCATTCGTCTTACTGGTTACCTAGAATTTTTACTCGAAACAATTTTACCGCCAGGGTTCTGCACGATTGTCACACCTCGCGACCCAAAGAGCCGCGGTTGCCAACTTTCGCTGCGGCTGCAAGGTCGTCCTCGGGAAATTCAAAAGCGCCTAGAGGCCAGTGGTGTAATTTGCGATTTTCGCGAGCCTGACATTATGCGCGCTGCACCGACACCGCTTTATAACTCATACCAAGACGTCTATAAATTTGTAATGCTTTTGCGAGAATATACTAACGCCTAA